In a single window of the Drosophila albomicans strain 15112-1751.03 chromosome 3, ASM965048v2, whole genome shotgun sequence genome:
- the LOC117572435 gene encoding syntaxin-6 isoform X2 — protein MKDKMSLNRNRDRDITAHQPLLENERQSHNHNHNQSNEYNHHHHHHSHNDRTYLVDCPNTTTTTQAQSVANTIAGTMSTAAAAAAAAARHSGTKYSKLENAMDIDSPSHYGGGHGGNSLDSPGHRYVGETVSVQQRMIQGQDEQLDMISDSIGTLKTVSRQIGVELDEQAVMLDDFGNEFDTTESKLDTTMKKVAKVLHMNNDKRQWAAILILSVLLLFVIILFIIL, from the exons ATGAAGGATAAGATGAGCCTGAATCGGAACAGGGACAGAGATATAACCGCACATCAACCACTGCTCGAGAACGAACGCCAATCACacaatcataatcataatcaaagCAACGAATataatcatcatcaccatcatcattcGCACAACGATCGCACCTATCTGGTAGATTGCCCCAatacaacaaccacaacgcaGGCACAGTCCGTGGCCAATACCATTGCTGGCACCATgtccacagcagcagcagcagccgccgcggCAGCGCGTCACAGCGGCACCAAATACTCGAAACTGGAGAACGCCATGGACATCGATAGCCCCAGTCACTATGGGGGCGGACATGGCGGCAATAGCTTGGATAGTCCGGGACATCGATATGTGGGCGAGACGGTGTCGGTGCAGCAGCGCATGATACAGGGACAGGATGAGCAGCTGGATATGATAAGTGATTCCATTGGCACTCTTAAGACTGTTTCGCGCCAAATCGGCGTCGAGTTGGATGAACAGGCGGTCATGTTGGATGATTTTGGGAATGAGTTTGACACAACTGAGTCCAAGTTGGATACAACCATGAAGAAAGTTGCCAAAGTTTTACACATGAATAATG ATAAGCGACAATGGGCCGCGATTCTCATACTTTCCgtgctgttattgtttgtgataattttatttattattttgtaa
- the LOC117572422 gene encoding ubiquitin carboxyl-terminal hydrolase 20 translates to MSLSFNSSQKCSHIDSKHCSCTELDLDQTTSSSNMERRSMNYHDKEKLFSYSLNSLAKRDDSLEDDATGSGTGLVGLQNIANTCYMNSALQALSNLSPVTHYFINCSEIVEHIASTPRSKVAGLAKSYQRLMQEIWMQADESRDNIAPRGILYGIRSVHPMFRGYQQHDTQEFLRCFMDQLHEELTEQINAPVQQQQPQQQTPPQPVQQQASETDDDENCDDEQQPKACNTPTASESEYDTCESSISERSSEVLMRTDYFAAPQRLSSSSNPVSDASGGQQQQSPKTSQESKQVEAARSIISDVFDGKLLSSVQCLTCDRISTREETFQDLSLPIPNRDFLNVLHQTHSLSVQSLNAADLATARSNEGWISWMWNMVRSWLFGPSVTLYDCMASFFSADELKGDNMYSCERCNKLRTGIKYSRVLNLPEVLCIHLKRFRHDLSYSSKISSYVYFPLEGFDMRPYLDKNCKSQVPTYNLCSVICHHGTVGGGHYTCYARNSLNGRWYEFDDQFVTEVSPEVVQNCQAYVLFYQKHNPQMQMLREEAINLSTANPLYEGDIQFYVTREWLSRLATFSEPGPINNQEMLCPHGGILHSKAALISQIAVPIPQPLWDFLYNRFGGGPAVNIMFECEICKRAADALSRRQLYELAVFTKYNGLQNELDTTAIYAIAMPWLRAWQQFSRGITHKEPGPINNEGIADTNSHNGSAISCVRAGSDYAQLNSLLWRFLHGIYGGGPEIMLRSALSDDEADEIEIIDQDDEEDEDEDLGAIYMNNQSDTESNPGRLNNTDSPIASSTLTPEPLPSVEDETPTIKSEPATSDTMSNGSNSNSTASKRGKSGGKAIKVAALRMNMRKRGRNRNAMKVHAEMFGAKGQYNPQTDATAESKADADQTNEVRDKDQRSAAATTTATTAATATPATGGNAFQTEYTIPFQSDNFQVNGPIDKKRERRKLRNNNKENVKLQKFVTLREANGANDETDI, encoded by the exons ATGAGTTTAAGTTTTAATAGTTCACAAAAATGTTCGCATATTGATAGCAAGCACTGCAGCTGCACTGAATTGGACTTGGATCAAACG accagcagcagcaacatggaACGACGCAGCATGAACTACCATGACAAAGAGAAGCTATTCAGTTATTCGTTGAATTCACTTGCCAAGCGTGACGACAGCCTCGAAGATGATGCCACAGGTTCTGGAACAGGCCTTGTGGGTCTGCAAAATATTGCGAATACGTGTTATATGAATTCGGCACTGCAGGCTCTCAGCAACCTATCGCCTGTGACACATTATTTCATCAACTGCAGTGAGATTGTTGAGCACATTGCGAGCACACCTCGCTCCAAGGTAGCTGGATTAGCCAAAAGTTATCAGCGTCTGATGCAAGAAATATGGATGCAAGCCGACGAGTCAAGAG ATAATATTGCGCCGCGAGGCATTTTGTATGGCATTCGTTCGGTTCATCCAATGTTTCGAGGCTACCAGCAGCATGACACACAAGAATTCCTACGCTGCTTTATGGACCAGCTGCATGAGGAGCTAACAGAGCAAATAAACGCACcagttcaacaacaacaaccccaACAGCAAACGCCACCTCAGCCAGTGCAGCAACAAGCGAGTGAAACTGACGATGATGAGAACTGTGACGAtgagcagcagccaaaagcaTGCAATACACCCACAGCATCGGAGAGCGAATATGATACGTGTGAAAGCAGCATTTCAGAACGCTCCTCCGAAGTGCTAATGCGAACCGATTACTTTGCGGCACCTCAGCgtctcagcagcagcagcaatcccGTATCGGATGCGTCGGgtggacaacaacagcagagtcCAAAGACCTCTCAAGAGTCCAAGCAAGTGGAGGCGGCACGCTCAATTATCAGTGATGTGTTCGATGGCAAACTGTTGTCGTCAGTGCAGTGTTTAACGTGTGATCGCATCTCGACAAGAGAGGAAACATTCCAGGATCTATCGCTGCCCATACCCAATCGAGACTTTCTTAATGTGCTGCATCAGACACACAGTCTGAGCGTGCAAAGTCTAAATGCCGCCGACTTGGCAACGGCGCGCAGCAACGAAGGTTGGATATCGTGGATGTGGAACATGGTGCGATCTTGGTTATTTGGACCTTCTGTAACGCTCTACGACTGCATGGCCAGCTTCTTTAGTGCCGACGAGTTGAAAGGCGACAATATGTATAG CTGCGAACGTTGCAATAAGTTGCGCACGGGCATCAAGTATTCGCGCGTACTCAACTTACCGGAGGTGTTGTGCATTCACTTAAAGCGTTTCCGACACGATCTGTCCTACAGCTCAAAGATATCGTCATATGTGTATTTCCCTCTCGAAGGGTTCGACATGCGGCCGTACTTAGACAAAAACTGCAAATCGCAAGTGCCCACCTACAATCTGTGCTCGGTTATTTGTCATCATGGCACCGTTGGAGGCGGACATTATACGTGCTATGCACGTAATTCTCTCAATGGACGCTGGTATGAGTTTGATGATCAATTCGTGACGGAAGTTTCGCCCGAAGTGGTCCAGAACTGTCAGGCCTATGTGCTATTCTACCAAAAACACAAtccacaaatgcaaatgctgcgCGAAGAAGCCATCAATTTGTCAACAGCAAATCCATTATACGAAGGCGATATACAATTCTATGTGACACGCGAGTGGCTATCACGGCTGGCCACATTTTCGGAGCCGGGGCCAATCAATAATCAGGAAATGCTTTGTCCACACGGCGGCATTCTACATTCCAAAGCAGCGCTAATTAGTCAAATTGCTGTGCCCATTCCCCAGCCGTTATGGGATTTCCTGTACAACCGATTCGGTGGTGGCCCCGCTGTGAATATAATGTTTGAGTGTGAGATTTGTAAGCGTGCCGCAGATGCGCTATCTCGCCGACAGCTCTACGAGCTGGCCGTCTTTACCAAATACAATGGACTGCAGAATGAGTTGGACACAACGGCCATCTATGCAATTGCTATGCCTTGGCTTCGTGCGTGGCAGCAATTCTCGCGCGGCATAACCCACAAGGAGCCGGGACCCATTAACAACGAAGGCATTGCCGACACCAATTCGCATAATGGCTCAGCCATCAGTTGCGTGCGCGCTGGCTCGGATTACGCCCAGCTCAATTCGCTTCTTTGGCGATTTTTGCATGGCATTTATGGCGGAGGTCCGGAAATAATGCTGAGAAGTGCACTGTCCGATGATGAGGCTGATGAGATTGAAATTATCGATCAAGACGATGAAgaggatgaagatgaagacTTGGGTGCCATCTACATGAACAATCAATCCGATACCGAAAGCAATCCGGGAAGACTTAACAATACTGACAGTCCAATTGCATCGTCAACCTTGACGCCAGAACCGCTGCCGTCAGTTGAGGACGAGACGCCAACGATAAAATCCGAACCTGCCACATCAGATACCATGTccaatggcagcaacagcaatagcaccGCCTCGAAACGGGGCAAGTCGGGTGGCAAGGCCATCAAAGTGGCGGCGTTGCGCATGAATATGCGTAAACGAGGCAGAAATCGCAATGCGATGAAAGTGCACGCGGAGATGTTTGGTGCCAAAG GCCAATACAATCCACAAACAGACGCCACAGCTGAGTCCAAAGCAGATGCGGACCAAACTAATGAAGTTCGTGATAAAGATCAGAGATCAGctgcagcaaccacaacagcaacaacagcagcaacagcgacgccaGCAACTGGAGGAAACGCATTTCAAACAGAGTACACCATACCATTCCAAAGCGATAATTTCCAAGTCAATGGGCCAATTGACAAGAAGCGTGAGCGAAGAAAGTTACGCAATAATAACAAGGAGAACGTTAAGCTGCAGAAATTTGTGACGCTACGCGAGGCAAATGGAGCCAATGACGAGACTGATATATGA
- the LOC117572435 gene encoding syntaxin-10 isoform X1, protein MSLEDPFFVVKDEVFKALNKTRGLYLRWRELGENGGAEVEWTTTELRNSLRSIEWDLEDLEDTISIVEKNPTKFRIDNRELSSRRHFIDNTRDEVKQMKDKMSLNRNRDRDITAHQPLLENERQSHNHNHNQSNEYNHHHHHHSHNDRTYLVDCPNTTTTTQAQSVANTIAGTMSTAAAAAAAAARHSGTKYSKLENAMDIDSPSHYGGGHGGNSLDSPGHRYVGETVSVQQRMIQGQDEQLDMISDSIGTLKTVSRQIGVELDEQAVMLDDFGNEFDTTESKLDTTMKKVAKVLHMNNDKRQWAAILILSVLLLFVIILFIIL, encoded by the exons TGAGGTCTTCAAAGCTCTGAACAAAACACGCGGACTCTATTTGCGTTGGCGTGAACTGGGTGAGAACGGCGGCGCCGAGGTTGAATGGACCACAACGGAGCTGCGAAACTCGTTGCGCAGCATTGAATGGGACCTGGAGGATCTCGAGGACACTATCA GCATTGTCGAGAAAAATCCAACGAAATTTCGCATCGATAATCGTGAACTCTCCAGCCGGCGCCATTTCATCGACAACACACGCGATGAGGTCAAACAGATGAAGGATAAGATGAGCCTGAATCGGAACAGGGACAGAGATATAACCGCACATCAACCACTGCTCGAGAACGAACGCCAATCACacaatcataatcataatcaaagCAACGAATataatcatcatcaccatcatcattcGCACAACGATCGCACCTATCTGGTAGATTGCCCCAatacaacaaccacaacgcaGGCACAGTCCGTGGCCAATACCATTGCTGGCACCATgtccacagcagcagcagcagccgccgcggCAGCGCGTCACAGCGGCACCAAATACTCGAAACTGGAGAACGCCATGGACATCGATAGCCCCAGTCACTATGGGGGCGGACATGGCGGCAATAGCTTGGATAGTCCGGGACATCGATATGTGGGCGAGACGGTGTCGGTGCAGCAGCGCATGATACAGGGACAGGATGAGCAGCTGGATATGATAAGTGATTCCATTGGCACTCTTAAGACTGTTTCGCGCCAAATCGGCGTCGAGTTGGATGAACAGGCGGTCATGTTGGATGATTTTGGGAATGAGTTTGACACAACTGAGTCCAAGTTGGATACAACCATGAAGAAAGTTGCCAAAGTTTTACACATGAATAATG ATAAGCGACAATGGGCCGCGATTCTCATACTTTCCgtgctgttattgtttgtgataattttatttattattttgtaa
- the LOC117572432 gene encoding SET domain-containing protein SmydA-8 gives MNPCAVCETPTKNNCSNCNQVSYCSVQHQKQHWKAHKPNCHPFKIAHNELLGRHLVATRNIKPYEIILKEAPLVRGPAQISAPVCMGCLNSIEANDHIDCDKCGWPLCGPECQALDEHKAECQLTQDRGQKVNVHEFNGPHPLYTCVSTVRCLLINETSPENAEKFKQLESLEHTRRGSNQWKADLASIGQFIPKFFRTEKFSEEEIMRTVGALQINGHEVPTSDPPHVAVFYTASFTENSCLPNLAKSFNKNGDCVLWAPQAIKKNAHLSICYSDAVWGTADRQRHLMQTKLFKCICDRCKDITELGTNYSAIKCEDRNCSGILLPSKADDWNASWRCLECQKQVQKKYVDGILERAGQDIQNMEKNEENILKYLKHYEKWLPSYHYHMNEVKILLVQLLAKNQAELMVISDEKLTLKLQYARDLILLYEKIAPCEVRMLGTLCFELHSAIAEQTRRISLQTSLSPKEMLEESLLYVEKCVNYLQYESDIFIEGHILKQAKINRDALRMVIRIS, from the exons ATGAATCCGTGTGCGGTGTGTGAAACTCCAACGAAAAACAATTGCTCCAATTGCAACCAAGTCTCCTACTGCTCGGTGCAGCATCAGAAGCAACACTGGAAGGCGCACAAGCCCAACTGTCATCCATTTAAG ATTGCACACAATGAGCTGCTGGGTCGCCATTTGGTTGCCACACGTAACATCAAGCCCTATGAGATTATTCTCAAGGAGGCGCCACTGGTCCGTGGTCCAGCTCAAATCTCGGCGCCGGTTTGCATGGGTTGCCTGAACAGCATCGAGGCCAACGATCACATCGATTGCGACAAATGTGGCTGGCCATTGTGTGGGCCAGAATGCCAAGCGCTGGACGAGCACAAGGCCGAGTGTCAGCTGACACAGGATCGCGGACAGAAAGTCAACGTTCATGAGTTTAATGGCCCGCATCCTTTGTACACCTGCGTTAGCACCGTTCGTTGTTTACTCATCAATGAGACGAGCCCGGAGAATGCGGAGAAGTTCAAGCAACTGGAGTCGCTGGAGCACACGCGTCGGGGTTCGAATCAATGGAAGGCGGACTTGGCCAGCATTGGACAGTTCATACCCAA GTTCTTTCGAACTGAAAAATTCAGCGAGGAAGAAATTATGCGCACTGTGGGCGCGCTGCAGATCAATGGACACGAGGTGCCCACTTCGGATCCGCCACATGTGGCCGTCTTCTACACGGCCTCGTTCACCGAGAACTCCTGTCTCCCTAATCTGGCCAAGAGCTTTAACAAAAATGGAGACTGTGTGCTCTGGGCACCTCAGGCGATCAAGAAGAATGCACATCTGAGCATTTGCTACTCTGATGCAGTTTGGGGCACTGCGGATCGACAGCGGCATCTCATGCAGACCAAGCTCTTCAAGTGCATCTGTGATCGTTGCAAGGATATCACTGAGCTGGGCACCAACTACAGCGCCATCAAATGCGAGGATCGCAACTGCTCGGGTATCTTGTTGCCTAGCAAAGCAGATGACTGGAATGCCAGCTGgcg CTGTTTGGAGTGTCAGAAGCAAGTGCAGAAAAAATATGTGGATGGCATTTTGGAACGTGCTGGGCAGGACATTCAGAACATGGAGAAAAACGAAGAGAATATCCTCAA ATACCTTAAGCACTACGAGAAATGGTTGCCTTCATATCATTATCATATGAATGAAGTAAAAATTCTGCTGGTTCAGCTGCTCGCCAAGAATCAGGCCGAACTGATGGTCATCTCCGATGAGAAGCTCACACTTAAACTGCAGTATGCCAGGGATTTGATTCTGCTCTATGAGAAAATTGCGCCCT gTGAAGTGCGCATGCTGGGAACACTTTGCTTTGAGCTGCATTCGGCAATTGCTGAGCAGACGCGTCGCATCTCATTGCAGACAAGTCTGTCGCCCAAAGAGATGCTGGAGGAGTCGTTGCTGTATGTGGAGAAATGTGTCAACTATTTGCAATATGAATCCGACATTTTCATCGAGGGACATATTTTAAAGCAAGCGAAAATCAATCGTGATGCGCTACGCATGGTTATCAGAATATCCTAA